The following proteins come from a genomic window of Bacteroidales bacterium:
- the gyrB gene encoding DNA topoisomerase (ATP-hydrolyzing) subunit B, with protein MTSKKIENNNNEYSAENIQVLEGLEAVRKRPAMYIGDVSERGLHHLVYEVVDNSIDEALGGFCTDIEVCINEDNSITVTDNGRGIPVDFHEKEGKSALEVVMTVLHAGGKFDKDSYKVSGGLHGVGVSCVNALSSKLIANVCREGKKYQQVYEIGKPVSDVEIIGDTDKHGTQITFFPDMTIFVVSEYKYNILATRMRELSFLNKGIRIILIDKREVTEDGSFKKEEFFSKEGLKEFVEYLDQTREPLIEKIINIETVKDDVPVEIALQYNTSFTENIHAYVNNINTHEGGTHLTGFRRGLTRTLKNYSENSGMLNKLKFDISGDDFREGLTGVISIKVAEPQFEGQTKTKLGNSEISKVVDQAISEMLGNYLEENPVDAKRIVQKVILAAQARHAARKARELVQRKNVMSGSGLPGKLSDCSDRDPAKTEVYLVEGDSAGGTAKQGRDRRFQAILPLRGKILNVEKAMQHKVFENEEIRNIFTALGVSIGTEEDSKALNLEKLRYHKVIIMTDADIDGSHITTLIMTFFFRYMKDLIEKGYLYIATPPLYLVKKGKQAVYCWSEEERVKAMEELGKGKETGVNVQRYKGLGEMNADQLWETTMNPESRTLQQVTINNGAEADRIFSMLMGDDVPPRRAFIEENATYANIDA; from the coding sequence ATGACGAGTAAAAAAATTGAGAATAATAATAACGAATATTCAGCAGAAAATATTCAAGTACTGGAAGGTCTGGAAGCAGTAAGAAAAAGACCTGCAATGTATATTGGTGATGTTAGTGAAAGAGGCCTTCATCATTTAGTTTACGAAGTTGTTGATAATTCTATTGATGAAGCATTAGGCGGCTTCTGTACAGATATTGAGGTTTGTATTAATGAAGACAATTCAATTACTGTTACAGATAACGGCAGAGGAATTCCTGTTGATTTTCATGAAAAAGAAGGAAAATCTGCATTAGAAGTCGTAATGACAGTACTGCATGCAGGCGGTAAATTTGATAAAGATTCTTATAAAGTATCAGGAGGTTTACACGGTGTCGGGGTTTCATGTGTAAATGCACTGTCATCTAAACTGATTGCAAATGTTTGCAGAGAAGGTAAAAAATATCAACAAGTATATGAAATAGGAAAACCTGTATCTGATGTAGAGATTATTGGTGATACTGATAAACACGGAACTCAAATCACTTTTTTCCCGGATATGACAATATTTGTTGTGTCGGAATATAAATATAATATTCTCGCTACAAGAATGCGAGAACTTTCCTTTTTAAATAAAGGTATAAGAATTATCCTGATTGATAAAAGAGAAGTTACAGAAGACGGTTCTTTTAAAAAAGAAGAATTCTTTTCTAAAGAAGGCTTAAAAGAATTTGTTGAATATTTGGATCAAACCAGAGAACCCTTAATTGAAAAGATAATTAATATTGAGACAGTTAAAGATGATGTGCCGGTTGAAATTGCCCTTCAATATAATACATCTTTTACTGAGAATATCCATGCATATGTGAATAATATTAATACACATGAAGGCGGAACACATCTTACAGGTTTCAGGAGAGGTTTAACGAGAACATTGAAAAACTATTCTGAAAATTCCGGGATGCTTAATAAACTTAAGTTCGATATAAGCGGGGATGATTTCAGGGAAGGTTTAACAGGTGTTATATCCATTAAAGTTGCCGAGCCGCAATTTGAAGGGCAAACAAAAACAAAACTTGGAAATTCGGAAATAAGCAAAGTTGTTGATCAAGCAATAAGTGAGATGCTCGGTAATTATCTTGAAGAAAATCCTGTAGATGCTAAACGTATTGTTCAAAAAGTTATTCTTGCTGCACAAGCAAGACATGCTGCAAGAAAAGCCCGTGAACTTGTTCAACGTAAGAATGTTATGTCAGGTTCCGGTTTGCCGGGGAAATTATCAGATTGCTCTGACAGAGATCCCGCTAAAACGGAAGTATATCTTGTAGAGGGAGATTCGGCGGGAGGTACGGCCAAACAAGGGAGAGACCGACGTTTTCAAGCAATATTACCCTTAAGAGGTAAAATTTTGAATGTTGAAAAAGCAATGCAACATAAGGTCTTTGAGAATGAGGAAATCAGAAATATTTTTACGGCACTTGGCGTATCAATCGGAACAGAAGAAGACAGCAAAGCATTAAATCTTGAAAAACTTCGCTATCATAAAGTGATTATTATGACGGATGCGGATATTGACGGAAGTCATATTACAACATTAATTATGACATTCTTTTTCAGATATATGAAAGATTTAATTGAAAAGGGATATCTTTATATTGCTACACCACCTTTATATTTAGTAAAAAAAGGAAAACAAGCCGTTTATTGCTGGAGCGAAGAAGAAAGAGTTAAAGCTATGGAAGAACTTGGAAAAGGAAAAGAAACCGGTGTAAATGTACAAAGATATAAAGGTCTTGGTGAAATGAATGCAGATCAACTTTGGGAAACAACCATGAATCCTGAAAGCAGAACTTTGCAACAAGTTACGATAAATAACGGTGCAGAAGCCGACAGAATTTTTTCAATGCTGATGGGAGATGATGTTCCGCCAAGGAGAGCCTTTATTGAAGAAAATGC
- a CDS encoding NUDIX hydrolase, whose amino-acid sequence MKKINKFCYEYPRPALTSDCIIFSKIEDDIKVLLIERAYDPYKGFWAFPGGFIDPDETTLEAAKRELLEETGIIIDELTQLQTFSDIDRDPRGRTVTVVYYAFISAKETVINAGDDASEARWFSINKLPKLAFDHAMILDFARKGLSL is encoded by the coding sequence ATGAAAAAAATCAACAAGTTTTGTTATGAATATCCTCGACCGGCATTAACTTCTGATTGCATAATTTTTTCAAAAATCGAAGATGATATAAAAGTTTTATTAATAGAAAGAGCATATGATCCGTACAAAGGTTTTTGGGCATTTCCGGGAGGCTTTATTGATCCGGATGAAACTACTTTAGAAGCAGCAAAAAGAGAACTTTTAGAAGAAACAGGAATCATCATTGACGAACTGACTCAATTACAAACTTTCAGCGATATTGACAGAGACCCAAGAGGCAGAACAGTAACCGTTGTTTATTATGCATTTATATCCGCAAAGGAAACTGTTATAAATGCCGGAGATGATGCTTCCGAGGCAAGATGGTTTTCAATTAATAAATTACCGAAACTTGCTTTTGATCATGCAATGATTCTTGATTTTGCTCGAAAAGGATTAAGTTTATAA